From the genome of Clavibacter nebraskensis NCPPB 2581:
CCCGTGCCGACGAGCGACCGCGGGCGCACATGAGCGGACCCGCCTCACCAGGAGGCGGGTCCGACGCTCATCCGACCGGGGCCGGAGGCGGGATCAGGCGCGCTTCTGCTCGTCGCCCGGGACGTAGGCGTCCGGCTCGTCGGCGTACTCGTCCCACTTGGCGGCCTCGGCCGCGTACTGCTCGTCGACCGCCCCGTGGGTGGTCAGCTCGCGCTCCAGCTGCGTGTAGTCCACATTGGGACTGAACGACTTCAGCTCTCGCGCGATCTTGGTGTGCTTAGCTTTTTGACGGCCGCGCCCCATGCGAGACCCCCTCACGACTCAGGCCCCGACGGGCGGTGACAACGCTGGATGCAGCGGACAGGGATTGGAGAAAACCTAGGGGCTACCCTAACATGGGGCCCTAGTCGCCCCGGGCGTGTCCTCCCTGTCCGGAGAGCGTGCACGGGCATCGTACGACCTCGTCCCGAAATCGCCCTGCGCCCGCGAGCGGGCGCTAGCCTGGTCGTCCCATGACCTCCGAGCCGACAGAGACCCAGGTCGTGGTCATCGGTGCCGGACAGGCCGGCCTCTCCGTCGCGTACCACCTGCAGCGGCTCGGCCTCCGCATGGGCGCCGACGCCGTCGTGCTCGACCGCGGGCCCACGACGGGCGGTGCCTGGCAGCACCGGTGGGCGGCGCTCCGCCTCGGATCCGCGCACCGCGTGGCCGACCTCCCCGGCATGTCCGAGCTCGGCATCTCGTTCGCGACGGCCGACCGTCGTCTTCCGGCGCGCGACGTGGTGCGCGACCACTACGCCCGCTACGAGCAGCACTTCGACCTGCGGGTCGCGCGCCCGGTCGAGGTGCGCGCGGTGCTCGACGCGGACGTGCCCCCGCAGGCCGCGTCGCGTCGCCGGGCCGCGCACCCCTCCGACTCCGTCCGCCCGCTCCTCGTGCGCGCCACCGACGGCGACCGCGTCGCCCGGTTCGT
Proteins encoded in this window:
- a CDS encoding DUF3073 domain-containing protein, whose translation is MGRGRQKAKHTKIARELKSFSPNVDYTQLERELTTHGAVDEQYAAEAAKWDEYADEPDAYVPGDEQKRA